In Candidatus Hydrogenedentota bacterium, one genomic interval encodes:
- a CDS encoding ThuA domain-containing protein has product MKSRWMGMAAVLAGGILGAHAADGPRVLFLHKSAGFEHSVVKVENGAPCHVEKLVRPLIEGMGGSLVSTKDGAIITAENLKEADVVMFYTTENLCDPAAKDGSPPMGPEGMTTLIDWVKAGGGFMGFHCASDTWHRERNQYAPESPYLDMLGGEFRGHGAQFVGTLRVVDADHPTMAHVKDGWQINDEWYLFTGLQDKTMHVLALLDPGEERTKQEKYNVPNYPVIWCSAPGEGRVFYNAMGHREDVWENTDFQAVFTDCLKWTGGEGEADAAPNWAETVPADLDPATGAARVVETLKEKLIAK; this is encoded by the coding sequence ATGAAGTCTCGATGGATGGGTATGGCGGCGGTACTGGCCGGGGGCATTCTGGGAGCCCACGCGGCGGACGGCCCCCGCGTGCTGTTTCTTCACAAATCCGCCGGTTTTGAGCACAGCGTGGTGAAGGTCGAAAACGGCGCGCCCTGCCATGTTGAGAAGCTCGTCCGCCCCCTTATCGAAGGCATGGGCGGCAGCCTGGTTTCCACGAAGGATGGCGCCATCATCACCGCCGAAAACCTCAAGGAGGCGGATGTGGTGATGTTTTACACCACTGAAAACCTTTGCGACCCGGCCGCGAAAGACGGCTCGCCTCCCATGGGTCCCGAAGGCATGACCACCTTGATCGATTGGGTCAAGGCGGGCGGCGGTTTCATGGGCTTTCACTGCGCCAGCGACACCTGGCACCGTGAGCGCAACCAGTACGCGCCCGAGTCCCCCTATCTCGACATGCTCGGCGGCGAATTCCGAGGACATGGAGCGCAGTTCGTCGGCACGCTTCGCGTCGTTGACGCCGACCACCCCACCATGGCCCATGTGAAGGATGGCTGGCAGATCAATGATGAGTGGTACCTCTTCACGGGCCTGCAGGACAAGACCATGCACGTGCTCGCCCTGCTCGATCCCGGCGAGGAACGGACGAAACAGGAGAAGTACAATGTGCCCAACTATCCCGTGATCTGGTGCAGTGCGCCGGGCGAGGGCCGGGTCTTCTACAATGCGATGGGCCACCGCGAAGATGTCTGGGAAAATACCGATTTCCAGGCCGTGTTCACCGACTGCCTGAAGTGGACCGGAGGCGAAGGCGAAGCCGACGCCGCCCCGAACTGGGCCGAAACCGTGCCCGC
- a CDS encoding HDOD domain-containing protein: protein MHEPRRYSDRTPAAGPPKRIGELLLKEGLITPSQLQDALDKQRTDGGKIVENLIALEYLDTQTFVRFLSRQPGMASIDLLNYTIPADVVRLIDREFAIKHQIVPIDKMGRDLTVGMACPLDAATVAALEEKTGMKVRPLLVSMNDVRVALDNYYRRDDEKKETFTLDGNLNVPLSARVVTPGTASISLVESGLKFEKVVHLIRQISSLPALPETVNRVRHAMDDVETSTDDMAKIISNDPSLAAKVVSLANSAAYSFTHRVDTIERATALLGLREVYGAVLASAVIDYFKEGKHFNHKKFWKRSMACATACKLIAKARRVQGVSGLFAAGLMFDIGRAVLAEIAPKQYAEVDQELPEDEIIRIENELFGLAHPEVGFLLADGWGLPAEISEPIRFHHDFQQAQKSPKLVAIVALGALLSDLAGKADRHDLQVLAGTHQVLLEVLGLELEQLCQIYDETVEAVKRQQAGN, encoded by the coding sequence TTGCACGAACCACGACGATACTCGGATCGCACCCCGGCCGCCGGCCCGCCCAAGCGGATCGGCGAACTGTTGCTTAAAGAAGGGCTCATCACGCCCTCACAATTGCAGGACGCCCTGGACAAACAGCGCACCGACGGGGGCAAGATTGTGGAGAATCTAATCGCCCTGGAGTATCTGGACACCCAGACCTTCGTGCGTTTTCTCTCGCGCCAGCCCGGCATGGCCAGCATCGACTTGTTGAACTACACGATCCCCGCGGATGTCGTGCGCCTCATCGATCGCGAATTTGCCATCAAACATCAGATCGTTCCCATCGACAAAATGGGCCGGGACTTGACCGTCGGCATGGCGTGTCCCCTCGATGCGGCCACCGTGGCGGCCCTGGAAGAGAAGACCGGCATGAAAGTGCGGCCGCTCCTCGTCTCCATGAACGACGTGCGGGTGGCGCTGGACAATTACTACCGGCGCGATGATGAGAAAAAAGAAACGTTCACGCTGGACGGCAACCTGAACGTGCCCCTGTCGGCACGGGTGGTAACACCGGGCACCGCGTCCATTTCCCTCGTCGAAAGCGGTCTGAAGTTCGAGAAGGTGGTCCACCTGATCCGCCAGATCAGTTCGCTGCCCGCGCTCCCCGAGACGGTCAATCGCGTGCGCCACGCCATGGATGACGTGGAAACCTCGACGGACGACATGGCCAAGATTATCAGCAACGACCCCTCCCTCGCCGCGAAGGTCGTCAGCCTGGCCAACTCGGCGGCCTATTCTTTCACCCACCGGGTGGACACGATCGAACGCGCGACGGCCCTCCTCGGCCTTCGGGAGGTCTACGGCGCGGTGCTGGCCTCCGCCGTGATCGACTATTTCAAGGAAGGCAAGCACTTCAACCATAAGAAATTCTGGAAACGCTCCATGGCCTGCGCCACGGCCTGCAAGCTGATTGCGAAGGCCAGACGCGTTCAAGGGGTAAGCGGACTCTTCGCCGCCGGACTCATGTTCGATATCGGCCGGGCCGTACTGGCGGAAATCGCACCAAAGCAGTATGCGGAGGTGGATCAGGAACTGCCGGAAGACGAGATCATCCGGATTGAAAACGAACTCTTCGGCCTCGCCCACCCGGAGGTGGGCTTTCTCCTCGCCGACGGCTGGGGGCTTCCCGCCGAAATTTCCGAGCCGATCCGATTCCACCATGACTTTCAGCAGGCCCAGAAATCTCCGAAGCTCGTGGCCATCGTCGCCCTCGGAGCGCTCCTCTCGGACCTTGCCGGGAAGGCTGATCGCCACGACCTGCAGGTGCTTGCGGGAACACATCAGGTTCTCCTGGAGGTACTCGGCCTGGAGCTCGAACAACTCTGTCAGATCTATGACGAAACCGTTGAAGCCGTCAAGCGGCAACAAGCGGGTAACTGA
- a CDS encoding superoxide dismutase, with amino-acid sequence MAFELPALPYAFDALEPHIDAKTMEIHHDKHHAAYVAGLNAALEGLEGYEGKSVESILAAIKEVPEAKRQAVINHGGGHANHSLFWTLLSAQGGGAPEGELAAAIDATFGGLDAFKEQFSNAAKTRFGSGWAWLVVNGTGALEVLSTPNQDSPLMDGKTPILGLDVWEHAYYLNYQNRRPDYVSAFWNVVNWAKVAELFAAAKA; translated from the coding sequence ATGGCATTCGAACTACCCGCACTGCCCTATGCATTCGACGCACTTGAGCCCCACATTGATGCGAAGACCATGGAAATACACCATGACAAGCACCATGCCGCCTACGTGGCGGGGCTCAACGCCGCCCTGGAAGGCCTCGAAGGCTATGAAGGCAAGTCCGTGGAATCCATTCTGGCCGCCATCAAGGAAGTTCCGGAAGCCAAGCGCCAGGCCGTGATCAACCACGGCGGTGGTCACGCAAACCATTCGCTCTTCTGGACGCTCCTGAGTGCTCAGGGCGGTGGTGCGCCGGAAGGCGAGCTGGCCGCGGCCATCGATGCGACCTTCGGCGGTCTGGACGCGTTCAAGGAGCAATTCTCCAATGCCGCCAAGACGCGCTTCGGCAGCGGCTGGGCCTGGCTGGTGGTCAATGGGACCGGTGCTCTGGAAGTACTCAGCACGCCCAACCAGGATTCCCCCCTGATGGACGGCAAGACCCCGATTCTCGGTCTCGACGTCTGGGAGCACGCCTACTACCTCAATTACCAGAACCGCCGCCCCGATTATGTTTCGGCTTTCTGGAACGTGGTGAACTGGGCGAAGGTGGCGGAGCTTTTCGCCGCCGCGAAAGCGTGA
- a CDS encoding response regulator gives MTIDLPDTPNILIVDDEQMVLTLGRVILERKGYRVCVALSGEEALAMCRESEFKPDCVIIDYTMPAMNGRDTLIAIRKILPSVPAIISSGYSDDEIAEEMEGIPVSGMIHKPYRQDSLLAALNAALAIS, from the coding sequence ATGACCATTGATCTCCCCGACACCCCCAACATTCTTATCGTGGACGACGAGCAGATGGTCTTAACGCTGGGGCGAGTTATCCTGGAGCGAAAGGGTTACCGTGTGTGCGTTGCCCTGAGTGGGGAAGAGGCCCTGGCCATGTGTCGGGAGTCCGAGTTCAAACCGGACTGTGTGATTATCGACTACACCATGCCCGCCATGAATGGGCGGGACACGCTCATTGCAATCCGAAAGATACTTCCCTCCGTGCCCGCAATCATTTCTTCCGGGTACAGCGACGATGAAATCGCCGAAGAAATGGAGGGCATCCCCGTCAGTGGGATGATCCACAAACCCTACCGACAGGACTCCTTGCTCGCGGCTTTGAATGCCGCGCTGGCGATTTCCTGA
- a CDS encoding GNAT family N-acetyltransferase, protein MTLISRVSASEVYPIRQQVLRPHDPPEAAVFPGDDLESTYHMGIYEEGSLVGIVSLYPEGPDGADLENAWRVRGMAVLPEHHGRGFGSKLLQACIAYASAHGGTQLWCNARIVSRPFYELRGLNIVGDVFEIPGVGPHYRMMCPL, encoded by the coding sequence ATGACCCTGATTAGCCGAGTATCCGCAAGTGAGGTCTATCCCATACGGCAGCAGGTGCTGCGACCGCACGACCCGCCGGAAGCGGCGGTCTTCCCGGGGGATGACCTGGAGAGCACGTATCATATGGGGATTTACGAAGAGGGATCATTGGTGGGTATCGTGTCTCTCTATCCGGAAGGACCAGACGGCGCGGATCTTGAAAACGCCTGGCGGGTGCGGGGAATGGCGGTCCTGCCGGAGCATCACGGGCGGGGTTTCGGCAGCAAGCTGCTCCAGGCGTGTATCGCGTACGCATCCGCCCACGGGGGCACGCAACTCTGGTGCAACGCCCGGATCGTTTCCCGGCCCTTTTATGAATTGCGCGGCCTGAATATCGTGGGGGATGTGTTCGAGATACCCGGGGTGGGTCCCCACTACCGCATGATGTGCCCGCTCTAG
- a CDS encoding alpha/beta fold hydrolase has translation MISDGIRRVWRRRPLLAYGFVSLAVGLTLLNLVTDRLVTRYEQRAARDPGSPYLKGMTPRTLGPSDSPRAVLFVHGFIGGQSNFHDLPDQVAAAGWRVRTMRLPGHGTSPRDFERTSTDALLDGVLAELRALKQEHETVVVVGHSLGGALSTLAAAREPVDGLVLCAPFFGLTLGSILGLPTERLVDSAATLLRWVPARPGNGPVNKVENKPFIDCYAWIPAQGAIAALDAGERAKAPEVLGQIRCPLLLIHSRNDTVTSFAASEDAFSGFASERRELIPLEKSDHVIFWDYDEHVVAESVLRYLKEVEHHDPD, from the coding sequence ATGATTTCCGATGGAATCCGTCGAGTCTGGCGCCGGCGCCCACTGCTGGCCTACGGTTTTGTATCCCTGGCCGTGGGGCTGACCCTGCTCAATCTGGTGACGGACCGGCTTGTGACCCGCTACGAACAAAGGGCCGCGCGCGATCCGGGCTCGCCCTATCTCAAGGGCATGACCCCGCGAACACTCGGCCCTTCGGACAGCCCCCGCGCGGTGCTGTTTGTCCATGGTTTCATCGGTGGACAGAGCAATTTCCACGACCTGCCTGATCAGGTGGCGGCGGCGGGCTGGCGCGTGCGCACCATGCGCCTGCCGGGACACGGGACGAGTCCCCGGGATTTCGAGCGGACGTCAACCGACGCGCTGCTCGACGGGGTGCTTGCGGAACTTCGCGCCCTCAAGCAGGAACATGAGACCGTCGTGGTCGTGGGACATTCTCTGGGCGGGGCGCTCTCCACGCTGGCCGCCGCGCGGGAGCCGGTGGACGGGCTCGTGCTATGTGCGCCATTCTTCGGTCTGACCCTGGGTTCGATCCTGGGGCTGCCCACGGAACGGCTGGTGGACTCCGCCGCGACGCTCCTGCGGTGGGTACCGGCGCGTCCGGGAAATGGCCCCGTGAACAAGGTGGAAAACAAGCCGTTCATCGACTGTTACGCATGGATACCGGCACAAGGGGCCATCGCGGCGCTTGATGCGGGCGAGCGGGCCAAGGCGCCGGAGGTTCTGGGGCAGATTCGGTGTCCCCTTCTGTTGATTCACTCGCGCAACGACACGGTAACTTCGTTTGCGGCCAGCGAGGACGCCTTCTCCGGCTTCGCCAGCGAGCGCCGCGAATTAATTCCGCTAGAAAAGTCCGACCATGTGATATTCTGGGATTACGATGAGCATGTCGTGGCTGAATCTGTGTTGCGTTACCTGAAGGAGGTGGAACACCATGACCCTGATTAG
- a CDS encoding MFS transporter, producing MGREQAMERGPGEIRYQARGFWGLVVTQFQGAFNDNVYQWLIVFSVIATLKSGLDGGHVDLSWIREGWSMDPYDYVTGLSGILFSLPFIVFPSLFGALADRVSKGRLATVTKVLEVAIMIAGGLAFLYGNIVLIWLLLFLMAAQSAMFGPVKYGIMPEILPESRLSWGNGIIQMGTLAAVILGTLAGGKLHGMFEDRLYIVSMFLVVLSMGGVFSSLLISRPPAANPGLAIPINPLLPWKGMGRYFGIIWRDRVLLNVVIGYVYFWFAGSLVRNNLIKFGGETLGLSESLQTGLIGAVTIGIGVGAVAAGYLSRGKIEMGLIPIGALGMALFAGVLAIPSVDAETLAVGGAGGYYLLVAFASFGLGFFAGMFDVPLAAAIQHRSPKGTVGGVIATTNMLTFVGMAGSNFAFIGLGTVGLSTYQVFLVTAILSLLIGVFISIRIPHLFLRAGLWVLCSTVIRIRVAHRHRVPEDGPVLLIGTQVSFIDCLAYYASTDREVHFVMGEAIYARPLMGRLARLMQIIPVKAGANEADQAAVLSTIRTLLKSGATVCINQERGSEEGGTPFAWSDDYNVLLEGTDAVAVPFYQSRLWESLYTFRQDEIHWRRPKRLPFPIDIRYGERLESLPDVFHLQEQLRRLGREVHTERPLRFRLLHHGFVKMARRNLRKTAVADSLSGSLNYFKTLVGSLVFARCLRRVLDGHEMVGVLLPPSVGGALANIALTMLGRIPINLNYTANNETIASCAAQCGVTQVLTSRKLLERLPLTVPGETLFMEDLKAAITGVDRLTAMILALACPTRLLDRLLGAPPRHSDDIATIIFSSGSEGDPKGVMLTHRNLIANIDGTLEVFPNHNDTCIVGFLPFFHSFGFMATLWLPLIHGVRGIYHANPLEPKVIGKLIQDYRGTLMIGTSTFLQGFIRRCEPEQLATLEFVVCGAEKLAPRVRLAFLERFGVEPLEGYGTTECAPAVAANIPGCASPGFFSPGTKHGTIGRPIPGIEVRVVDPDTDAERAPGEDGLLQVKGPNIMRGYLNRPEKTAEVLRDGWYSTGDIARLDENGFITITDRLARFSKIAGEMVPHTKVEETLHSLLELTDQRLAVASVPDAQKGERLVVLHTLRAEELEQLLKALARSGMPNLWAPKPSAFYTIAELPVLGTGKMDIKTIKRMALELDREAN from the coding sequence ATGGGACGAGAGCAAGCAATGGAACGGGGTCCGGGTGAGATCCGCTACCAGGCGCGGGGCTTCTGGGGGCTGGTGGTGACCCAGTTTCAGGGCGCGTTCAACGACAACGTGTATCAGTGGCTGATCGTCTTCAGCGTGATCGCGACCTTGAAATCCGGTCTGGATGGCGGTCATGTCGATCTTTCATGGATCCGCGAGGGCTGGTCCATGGATCCCTACGATTACGTGACCGGCCTTTCGGGCATCCTCTTTTCCCTTCCCTTCATTGTGTTTCCCAGTCTTTTCGGCGCCCTGGCGGATCGCGTGAGCAAGGGACGTCTGGCCACGGTGACGAAGGTGCTGGAAGTGGCCATCATGATCGCCGGTGGCCTGGCCTTTCTCTATGGCAACATCGTGTTGATCTGGCTTCTGCTTTTCCTGATGGCCGCTCAAAGCGCCATGTTCGGCCCCGTGAAGTACGGAATCATGCCCGAAATCTTGCCGGAATCGCGCCTTTCCTGGGGCAACGGCATCATCCAGATGGGCACCCTCGCCGCGGTCATTCTGGGCACCCTCGCGGGCGGCAAACTCCACGGGATGTTCGAAGACCGACTCTACATCGTTTCCATGTTCCTGGTAGTCCTGTCCATGGGCGGCGTGTTCAGTTCCCTTTTGATCTCCCGCCCCCCGGCGGCCAATCCCGGCCTGGCCATCCCGATCAATCCGCTCCTGCCCTGGAAAGGGATGGGCCGCTATTTTGGAATTATCTGGCGCGACCGGGTGCTGCTGAATGTCGTCATCGGCTATGTGTACTTCTGGTTCGCGGGCTCGCTCGTACGCAACAATCTGATCAAGTTCGGCGGTGAGACGCTGGGCCTCTCCGAATCCCTCCAGACGGGCCTCATCGGCGCGGTGACCATCGGTATCGGCGTGGGCGCGGTCGCGGCGGGCTATCTTTCGCGCGGCAAGATTGAAATGGGGCTGATTCCTATCGGCGCCCTGGGCATGGCTCTCTTTGCGGGCGTGCTGGCCATACCGTCGGTAGACGCCGAGACGCTCGCGGTCGGGGGAGCGGGCGGTTATTATCTCCTCGTTGCCTTCGCCAGCTTCGGCCTGGGCTTTTTCGCGGGCATGTTCGATGTGCCGCTGGCCGCCGCAATCCAGCACAGATCTCCGAAAGGCACCGTCGGCGGCGTAATCGCGACCACGAACATGCTTACCTTTGTCGGTATGGCGGGGTCCAATTTCGCATTCATCGGGCTGGGCACGGTGGGGCTGAGCACCTACCAGGTCTTCCTGGTCACGGCAATACTCTCGCTCCTGATCGGCGTATTCATCTCCATCCGAATCCCCCATCTGTTCCTCAGGGCGGGCCTCTGGGTGCTCTGCAGCACCGTGATACGGATCCGTGTGGCCCACCGACATCGGGTACCGGAAGACGGCCCGGTACTGCTCATCGGCACTCAGGTCAGCTTTATCGACTGCCTCGCCTACTACGCAAGCACCGATCGCGAGGTCCACTTCGTCATGGGCGAGGCGATTTACGCGCGCCCGCTGATGGGGCGCCTGGCTCGTCTGATGCAAATCATTCCGGTCAAAGCGGGGGCGAACGAAGCGGATCAGGCCGCGGTGCTGTCGACGATCCGGACCCTGCTGAAGAGTGGCGCCACCGTATGCATTAACCAGGAGCGCGGCTCGGAAGAGGGTGGAACGCCCTTCGCCTGGTCCGACGACTACAACGTGCTCCTTGAAGGTACGGACGCCGTTGCGGTTCCCTTTTACCAGTCACGTCTATGGGAATCGCTGTATACCTTCCGCCAGGACGAGATCCACTGGCGGCGTCCCAAGCGCCTCCCCTTCCCCATCGATATCCGCTATGGCGAACGGTTGGAATCCCTCCCGGATGTTTTCCACCTTCAGGAACAACTCCGGCGCCTGGGCAGGGAAGTTCACACCGAACGCCCCCTTCGCTTCCGGCTGCTTCACCACGGATTTGTCAAGATGGCCCGGCGCAACTTGAGAAAGACGGCGGTGGCCGATTCCCTGTCGGGCAGCCTGAACTACTTCAAGACCCTGGTGGGCAGTCTGGTTTTCGCGCGGTGCTTGAGAAGAGTACTGGATGGCCACGAAATGGTGGGGGTTCTTCTGCCCCCCTCCGTCGGGGGCGCGCTGGCCAATATCGCACTCACCATGCTGGGCCGGATCCCGATCAACTTGAACTATACGGCCAACAACGAGACGATTGCCTCCTGCGCGGCCCAGTGCGGTGTGACCCAGGTGTTGACCTCGCGGAAACTGCTGGAACGCCTGCCCCTGACGGTACCGGGCGAGACACTCTTCATGGAAGACCTGAAAGCCGCCATCACCGGTGTCGATCGACTCACCGCCATGATCCTGGCCCTGGCCTGCCCGACCCGGCTGCTGGACAGGCTACTGGGCGCGCCGCCGCGACATTCGGACGATATCGCCACGATTATTTTTTCCAGCGGCAGCGAGGGCGACCCAAAGGGCGTCATGCTGACGCACCGGAACCTTATCGCGAATATCGATGGTACGCTGGAGGTCTTTCCGAACCACAACGACACGTGCATCGTGGGCTTCCTGCCCTTCTTCCATTCCTTCGGCTTCATGGCGACCCTTTGGCTGCCGCTCATCCATGGCGTGCGGGGGATCTATCACGCGAATCCCCTGGAACCCAAGGTTATCGGCAAGTTGATCCAGGATTATCGCGGCACGCTGATGATTGGCACCTCGACATTCCTTCAGGGCTTCATACGACGCTGCGAGCCCGAGCAGCTCGCCACGCTTGAGTTCGTCGTATGTGGGGCGGAGAAACTCGCGCCCCGGGTGCGCCTCGCCTTCCTCGAACGATTCGGCGTGGAGCCCCTGGAGGGCTATGGAACCACCGAATGCGCCCCGGCGGTGGCCGCAAATATTCCGGGCTGTGCATCGCCCGGTTTCTTCAGCCCCGGCACCAAACACGGAACGATCGGGCGCCCCATACCCGGTATCGAGGTGAGGGTGGTGGATCCCGATACGGATGCGGAGCGGGCCCCCGGCGAGGACGGTCTGTTGCAGGTAAAGGGTCCCAATATCATGCGCGGCTATCTGAACCGACCGGAGAAGACGGCCGAGGTGCTGCGGGACGGCTGGTACTCCACCGGCGACATTGCCCGGCTCGATGAAAACGGCTTCATCACGATTACGGACCGACTGGCGCGTTTCAGCAAGATCGCGGGCGAAATGGTCCCCCATACCAAGGTGGAAGAGACCCTCCACAGTCTGCTTGAGCTGACCGACCAGCGCCTGGCGGTCGCCAGCGTGCCCGATGCTCAGAAGGGCGAGCGCCTGGTCGTGCTGCATACGCTCCGCGCCGAAGAACTCGAACAGCTTCTGAAAGCCCTGGCGCGGTCGGGAATGCCCAATCTGTGGGCGCCGAAACCGAGCGCCTTTTACACCATTGCGGAGCTACCGGTGCTGGGTACGGGCAAGATGGACATCAAGACCATCAAGCGCATGGCCCTGGAATTGGATCGCGAAGCGAACTGA
- a CDS encoding MarR family transcriptional regulator yields the protein MSLEKELNLERPMQDAKHEAVLNVVRTASLLSLKGSDLFRQFGLTEAQFNVLFSLKYKEKVWTQSDLGKRLVVTRASVTSVLDKLESKGLVARHAVEGNRRIYHIDLTPAGRSLIDEVEPLYRRDVYDVMADLDEGACRTLTKNLERIRERCLR from the coding sequence ATGTCCCTGGAAAAAGAACTCAACCTTGAACGTCCCATGCAGGACGCCAAACACGAGGCCGTGCTGAACGTCGTGCGCACGGCCAGCCTGCTCTCACTCAAAGGCTCCGACCTTTTCCGGCAGTTCGGACTTACCGAGGCCCAGTTCAATGTCCTTTTCAGCCTGAAGTACAAGGAGAAAGTCTGGACCCAGTCCGATCTCGGCAAGCGACTGGTGGTAACCCGGGCCAGCGTCACCTCCGTACTGGACAAACTGGAGAGCAAGGGCCTGGTGGCCCGTCACGCGGTGGAGGGCAACCGCCGCATCTATCACATCGACCTGACCCCCGCAGGGCGGTCTCTTATCGATGAGGTGGAGCCCCTTTACCGCCGGGACGTATACGATGTCATGGCCGATCTGGATGAAGGCGCCTGCAGGACGCTGACGAAGAATCTGGAGCGGATTCGGGAACGGTGCCTGCGCTGA
- a CDS encoding DUF2726 domain-containing protein, with protein sequence MFYSSISLAFVVLLIVLLRIAFPGLLGIHRTEYARREFLFTAAEFRFMQVLRKSLPHGLEIFAKVRVADVLLPVEGLNPKAWRAAFNQITGKHLDFVLCDRESGRIVCAIELNDRSHERKERRKRDDLIARACAEAGFPLLMLPAARDYDPERIRTAILDAMATQPPPPPPAGPLPTATACPRCGAALTRRVARRGPRSGSAFLACERYPTCRYTREEGA encoded by the coding sequence TTGTTCTATTCCTCCATTTCACTCGCATTCGTCGTACTGCTCATCGTCCTGCTACGGATTGCCTTTCCCGGACTGCTGGGAATCCACCGGACCGAGTATGCGCGGCGTGAGTTTCTATTCACGGCGGCGGAATTTCGATTCATGCAGGTCCTCCGGAAGAGCCTCCCCCACGGCCTGGAAATCTTTGCAAAAGTTCGCGTCGCCGATGTACTCCTCCCCGTCGAGGGACTCAATCCCAAAGCCTGGCGCGCCGCCTTCAACCAGATTACCGGCAAGCACCTCGATTTTGTGCTTTGTGATCGGGAGTCCGGGCGCATCGTGTGCGCGATCGAACTGAATGACCGCTCCCATGAACGAAAAGAGCGTCGAAAACGGGATGATTTGATCGCGCGGGCCTGCGCGGAAGCCGGTTTTCCCCTGCTCATGCTGCCTGCCGCTCGGGACTACGATCCGGAGCGCATCCGCACGGCGATTCTTGACGCCATGGCAACTCAGCCACCGCCCCCACCCCCTGCCGGGCCCCTGCCGACCGCCACCGCTTGCCCGCGCTGCGGGGCGGCGCTGACGCGCAGGGTGGCCCGCCGTGGGCCACGGAGCGGCAGCGCGTTTCTGGCCTGCGAGCGCTATCCGACGTGCCGCTACACGAGGGAGGAAGGCGCATGA
- a CDS encoding TIGR01777 family oxidoreductase, whose amino-acid sequence MRILVSGSSGLVGRALCPVLEAEGHTVVRLVRNDTALSDNAVYWDPARGVLAGESLADIDGVVHLAGESIASGRWTPARKTRIRESRLQGTRLLCERLAACGPPPAFLIAASAVGYYGNRGDDVVVETARQGGGFLAELCAAWEDETRRAANAGMRVVNLRLGMVLSARGGALEKMLPPFRIGLGGPLGNGAMWMSWIHIDDVANAIRFVMHHPELAGPVNTVAPIPVTNRTFTQALGHVLKRPAFMTVPAPVLRLALGEMADELLLSSLRARPQRLEDSGFTFLYPDLDAALVSLLTP is encoded by the coding sequence ATGCGAATTCTGGTCAGCGGTTCGAGCGGTCTCGTGGGCAGGGCGCTCTGCCCCGTCCTGGAAGCGGAGGGCCATACCGTCGTCCGGCTGGTGCGCAATGACACCGCCCTGTCCGACAATGCGGTTTACTGGGATCCCGCCCGGGGGGTGCTGGCGGGCGAATCGCTCGCCGACATCGACGGTGTGGTTCACCTCGCCGGCGAGTCCATCGCCAGTGGCCGCTGGACACCCGCGCGCAAGACGCGTATTCGCGAGAGCCGCCTGCAGGGTACCCGTCTGCTTTGCGAGCGATTGGCGGCGTGCGGTCCGCCGCCCGCTTTCCTGATCGCCGCGTCCGCCGTCGGCTACTACGGTAATCGCGGGGATGACGTGGTTGTCGAGACCGCGCGGCAGGGCGGAGGCTTTCTGGCGGAACTCTGTGCGGCGTGGGAAGACGAGACCCGCCGCGCGGCAAACGCCGGCATGCGCGTGGTCAACCTGCGTCTCGGTATGGTGTTGAGCGCCCGGGGTGGCGCTCTGGAGAAAATGCTGCCCCCTTTTCGCATCGGACTCGGCGGCCCTCTTGGTAATGGCGCCATGTGGATGAGCTGGATCCATATCGACGATGTGGCGAACGCCATCCGCTTCGTCATGCACCACCCGGAACTCGCGGGTCCGGTCAACACCGTCGCGCCCATTCCCGTCACCAACCGCACGTTCACCCAGGCCCTTGGTCACGTCTTGAAGCGTCCGGCATTCATGACGGTGCCCGCGCCCGTGTTGCGTCTCGCTCTGGGCGAAATGGCGGATGAATTGCTCCTTTCCAGTCTCCGGGCTCGCCCCCAGCGCCTGGAAGATTCGGGTTTTACCTTCCTGTACCCGGATTTAGATGCGGCGCTGGTCAGTCTGCTCACGCCCTGA